The following coding sequences lie in one Polyodon spathula isolate WHYD16114869_AA chromosome 37, ASM1765450v1, whole genome shotgun sequence genomic window:
- the dis3l gene encoding DIS3-like exonuclease 1 encodes MLNVNKHRAQVEAFVRIQGSANKNSELSSDVLVCGGKQRNRALHGDVVAVELLPRSEWRGRATALSQSEGEDRLAEELQSQPMPTGKVVGIIQRNWRDYVVTFPPKEEIQSQGKNSQKILVTPWDYRIPKIRISTQQAEALQDHRVVARIDSWESTSLYPNGHFVRVLGKAGDLETEMAAILVENNIQVPPFSEAQMREMPVNNPESPWRVESEQEPERLDLRETHLVFSIDPQGCEDVDDTLSVRRLANGNVELGVHIADVTHFIKPNSYTDLEARARATTYYLADRRYDMLPPILSADLCSLLGSVDRYAMSVMWELDKSSYEVKRVWYGRTIIRSSYKLFYEAAQALLDRDWSVVEQIPELAGLGGEARQEKLDQLVWAIGSLADIARYLRAKRDRGGALELEGVEVRVQLDAQKNIAALVPRQPLEVHETVAECMILANHWVAKKIWERFPHQALLRHHPPPRQEFFTELVECAKAKGFTIDTRSNKSLADSLDRAVDPADPLVNKLLRFMATQAMSNALYFSTGAYPEEEYYHYGLALERYTHFTSPIRRYADIVVHRLLMAAILREKGAELRETPASNKELEELAQHINSKNKAAQHAQKQSTELFQCMYFKDKDPVTDERCIADAVIYSIRANGLLVFVPRYGIKGAVYLKNKDGLVVCVNPDGSCEWKPGTLKRFQDRISSTTADGSETFPLFQHITVRISVQASRSHSESIRMEIISNKPHKRSDPDLHCDTPHPARADLVREVIRCAEEAQQAEEQASRTAVAGENQEYCQTRGNSLYSLLEEIRELALLDVSAVSLTP; translated from the exons CGCGCTGCATGGGGACGTGGTGGCGGTGGAGCTGCTGCCACGGAGCGAGTGGAGGGGCAGGGCGACGGCGCTGAGCCAGAGCGAGGGCGAGGACAGGCTGGCAGAGGAGCTGCAGAGCCAGCCCATGCCCACAG GTAAGGTTGTGGGCATTATTCAGAGGAACTGGCGGGATTACGTGGTAACCTTTCCCCCTAAAGAAGAGATCCAGTCCCAGGGCAAGAATTCCCAAAAGATCTTGGTGACCCCCTGGGATTATAGGATTCCCAAAATTCGGATTAGCACGCAACAAGCCGAGGCGCTGCAG GACCACCGAGTGGTTGCACGCATTGACTCATGGGAGTCCACCTCGCTCTACCCGAACGGCCACTTTGTCAGAGTGCTGGGCAAAGCTGGTGACCTGGAGACAGAGATGGCGGCTATTCTCGTGGAAAACAACATACAAGTCCCACCATTCTCCGAAGCCCAG ATGCGTGAGATGCCCGTGAATAACCCAGAGAGCCCGTGGAGGGTGGAGTCAGAACAGGAGCCGGAGAGACTGGACCTGAGGGAGACACACCTGGTCTTCAGCATCGACCCCCAGGGCTGCGAGGACGTGGACGACACCCTGTCTGTGCGCAGGCTGGCCAACGGCAATGTGGAGCTTGGCGTGCACATCGCTGACGTCACGCACTTCATCAAGCCAAACTCCTACACCGACCTGGAGGCCAGAGCCAG GGCTACCACGTACTATTTAGCTGATCGCCGGTACGATATGCTGCCTCCCATCCTGAGTGCTGACCTGTGCTCTCTTCTCGGCAGTGTGGATAG GTATGCCATGAGTGTGATGTGGGAGCTGGATAAGAGCTCTTACGAGGTGAAGCGGGTGTGGTACGGCCGCACGATCATCCGCTCCTCCTACAAGCTGTTCTACGAGGCGGCCCAGGCTCTGCTGGACAGGGACTGGAGCGTGGTGGAGCAGATCCCTGAGCTGGCTGGGCTGGGCGGAGAGGCGAGGCAGGAGAAACTGGACCAGCTGGTCTGGGCCATTGGCAGCTTGGCGGACATCGCGCGCTACTTGAGGGCCAAGCGGGACAGAGGAGGGGCGCTTGAGCTGGAGGGCGTGGAGGTGCGCGTTCAGCTGGACGCCCAGAAGAACATCGCTGCTCTGGTGCCCAGGCAGCCCCTGGAGGTGCACGAGACCGTGGCGGAGTGCATGATCCTGGCCAATCACTGGGTCGCCAAGAAGATCTGGGAGCGTTTCCCTCACCAGGCCCTGCTCCGCCACCACCCCCCGCCCAGGCAGGAGTTCTTCACTGAGCTGGTAGAGTGCGCCAAAGCCAAGGGCTTCACCATAGACACACG CTCTAACAAGTCCCTGGCAGACTCCCTGGACAGGGCTGTGGACCCTGCTGACCCGCTCGTCAATAAGCTCCTGCGCTTCATGGCTACACAGGCCATGTCTAACGCCCTGTACTTCTCCACCGGAGCGTACCCTGAGGAGGAATACTATCACTACG GCCTGGCTCTTGAGAGGTACACTCATTTCACCTCCCCGATCCGACGCTACGCCGACATTGTGGTTCACAGGCTGCTGATGGCGGCCATCCTGAGAGAGAAGGGGGCGGAGCTCCGGGAAACACCAGCAAGTAACAAAGAGCTGGAGGAGCTGGCTCAGCATATCAACAGCAAGAACAAG GCTGCTCAGCATGCACAGAAGCAGTCCACAGAACTGTTCCAGTGCATGTACTTCAAAGATAAGGACCCTGTAACAGACGAGCGCTGCATTGCAGATGCTGTGATCTATTCAATACGGGCTAATGGCTTGCTCGTTTTTGTTCCAAG GTATGGGATTAAAGGAGCTGTCTATCTGAAGAACAAGGATGGCCTGGTGGTGTGTGTGAATCCTGATGGAAGCTGCGAGTGGAAGCCTGGAACTCTCAAGAGGTTCCAGGACAGGATCAGCTCGACCACAGCGGACGGGTCAGAGACCTTCCCCTTGTTCCAGCACATCACT gtgagAATATCCGTGCAGGCATCTCGATCCCATTCGGAAAGCATCAGAATGGAAATAATTAGCAACAAACCTCACAAGAGGTCAGACCCAGACCTCCACTGTGACACTCCACACCCTGCCAGAGCGGACCTGGTGAGGGAGGTGATCCGCTGTGCAGAGGAGGCACAGCAGGCTGAAGAGCAGGCGAGCAGGACTGCAGTGGCAGGGGAGAACCAGGAGTACTGTCAGACCCGGGGGAACAGCTTGTACTCCCTGCTGGAGGAGATCAGAGAGCTGGCCCTGCTGGACGTCTCAGCGGTTTCGCTTACACCCTGA